A genomic window from Arthrobacter globiformis includes:
- a CDS encoding Hpt domain-containing protein, translated as MIDDRDLPVLADGLFQELTEDAGEAVAGAFMEEYFRMLPVRAAKIFKGLSGRDVEPTLEALISLKVSSAMAGALRLEEYCRTLENALKDGHDPDTSAVQAAPFANIRLVIREASRRGYLPHPRRPTLDGSERQPRFLGHPFAEQRSRRPRWGHHSSAELVESSGAAAAKSRPNREVGAVFWLARFRRS; from the coding sequence GTGATCGATGACCGGGATCTTCCTGTCCTGGCCGACGGCCTGTTTCAGGAGTTGACGGAAGACGCCGGAGAGGCTGTCGCCGGGGCATTTATGGAGGAGTACTTCCGGATGCTGCCCGTCCGTGCCGCGAAGATCTTCAAAGGCCTGTCCGGCAGGGACGTTGAGCCGACCCTGGAAGCACTCATCAGCCTGAAGGTCAGCTCCGCGATGGCAGGCGCTTTGCGGCTTGAAGAGTACTGCCGCACTTTGGAGAACGCGCTTAAGGACGGCCACGACCCGGACACCTCAGCCGTTCAGGCAGCCCCCTTTGCCAACATCCGGCTCGTAATCCGTGAAGCGTCACGGCGAGGGTACCTCCCCCATCCCAGGCGCCCAACCCTTGACGGGTCGGAACGCCAACCGCGGTTCCTTGGGCACCCTTTCGCCGAGCAGCGGAGCCGGCGTCCAAGGTGGGGCCATCATTCTTCGGCGGAACTGGTGGAATCGAGCGGCGCCGCGGCGGCAAAAAGCCGCCCCAACCGGGAGGTAGGGGCGGTCTTTTGGCTAGCCAGATTCCGCCGAAGTTAG